From Candidatus Eisenbacteria bacterium:
GATGGCCCTCGCGCCGCTCGTCTACACGATCTGGAACCGGGTCATGCGCTTCGATCCGCAGGATCCCATCTGGCCGAACCGCGATCGGTTCGTGCTCTCGAACGGTCACGCGTCGATGCTCCTCTGGTCGGTCCTGCACCTGACGCGCACAAGGGCGGTGAACGCCGACTACGAGCAGTTGGGACAGCCGTCGGTCACGCTCGACGACATCCGCCGGTTCCGGCAGCTCGGCAGCCATGCGCCCGGCCACCCGGAGTACCACCTCGTGTCCGGCGTCGAGTCCACGACCGGCCCGCTCGGACAGGGCATCGCCACCACCGTCGGCATGGCGATCGCGCAGCGCTGGCTGGCCGCCCGCTACAACCGTCCCGGCTTCGACGTCTTCGACTACGACGTCTACTCCGTGTGCGGCGACGGGTGCTTCATGGAGGGCATCGGCTCCGAAGCCGCGTCGCTCGCCGGCCATCTCGGCCTCGACAACCTCTGCTGGGTCTACGACAACAACCACATCACGATCGAGGGCAGCACCAAGATCGCCTTCACCGAGGACGTCGCGACCCGCTTCCTCGGCTACGGATGGAACGTGCTCCGCGTCGGCGACGCGAACGACACGGAGCGTATCGAGCACGCGCTGCGCACCTTCCGCGAGACGAAGGGGCGTCCGACCGTCATCATCCTCGACAGCCACATCGGATACGGCTCGCCGCACAAGCAGGACACCGCCGCGGCCCACGGCGAGCCGCTCGGCGACGACGAGATCCGGCTCACCAAGCGCGCCTACGGATGGCCCGAGGACGCCAAGTTCCTGGTCCCCGACGGCGTCTACGAGCATTTCGCATCGAACGTCGGCGTGCGTGGCGCGGACGCGCATCGCAAATGGACCGATCTCTTCGCCGGGTACCGCACGAAGTTCCCGGAGCTCGCGGCGGCGGTCGACCAGATGCAGCGCCGCGAGCTGCCGGCGGGGTGGGATCGCGACCTGCCGACCTTCCCCGCGGATCCGAAGGGCCTCGCCGGCCGGGACGCGTCGAGCCAGGTGCTGAACGTGCTCGCCAAGAACGTTCCCTGGTTCCTCGGCGGATCGGCGGATCTCGGGCCGTCCAACAAGACCACGCTCAAGTTCGAGGGCGCCGGCGACGTGCAGGCGGCGAGCCCCGGCGGGAAGAACCTCCACTTCGGCATCCGCGAGCACGCGATGGGCGCGATCGTGAACGGGCTCGCGCTCTCGAAGCTGCGCCCGTTCGGAGCGACGTTCTTCATCTTCAGCGACTACGCGCGTCCGGCGATCCGGCTCTCGGCGCTGATGGAGCTGCCGACGATCTTGGTCTTCACGCACGACGCCATGGGCGACGGCGAGGACGGCCCGACCCACCAGCCGGTCGAGCAGCTCGCGTCCCTGCGTGCGATTCCCGGGCTCACCACGATGCGGCCCGGCGACGCCAACGAGGTGGTCGAGGCCTACCGCTACGTCCTGCAGCTCCGTCACCGGCCGGCGGTGATCGCGCTCTCGCGCCAACCCCTACCCACCCTCGATCGGCGGAAGTACGCTCCAGCCTCCGGAGTCGCGCGCGGCGCGTACGTGCTCGGTGATGCACCCGGCGGGAAGCCCGAGATCGTGCTGATCGCAACCGGCAGCGAGGTCGTCCTGGCGGTC
This genomic window contains:
- the tkt gene encoding transketolase — encoded protein: MADLDTLCINTIRTLSIDAVQAANSGHPGTPMALAPLVYTIWNRVMRFDPQDPIWPNRDRFVLSNGHASMLLWSVLHLTRTRAVNADYEQLGQPSVTLDDIRRFRQLGSHAPGHPEYHLVSGVESTTGPLGQGIATTVGMAIAQRWLAARYNRPGFDVFDYDVYSVCGDGCFMEGIGSEAASLAGHLGLDNLCWVYDNNHITIEGSTKIAFTEDVATRFLGYGWNVLRVGDANDTERIEHALRTFRETKGRPTVIILDSHIGYGSPHKQDTAAAHGEPLGDDEIRLTKRAYGWPEDAKFLVPDGVYEHFASNVGVRGADAHRKWTDLFAGYRTKFPELAAAVDQMQRRELPAGWDRDLPTFPADPKGLAGRDASSQVLNVLAKNVPWFLGGSADLGPSNKTTLKFEGAGDVQAASPGGKNLHFGIREHAMGAIVNGLALSKLRPFGATFFIFSDYARPAIRLSALMELPTILVFTHDAMGDGEDGPTHQPVEQLASLRAIPGLTTMRPGDANEVVEAYRYVLQLRHRPAVIALSRQPLPTLDRRKYAPASGVARGAYVLGDAPGGKPEIVLIATGSEVVLAVEAHEKLLAEGIRSRVVSMPSWDVFEQQPQAYRDGVLPPDVTARVAIEQASTFGWERYVGWRGRVIGMHTFGASAPLKELQRKFGFEPGRVVAVAKELLGTR